The following are encoded together in the Coturnix japonica isolate 7356 chromosome 8, Coturnix japonica 2.1, whole genome shotgun sequence genome:
- the LOC107317565 gene encoding vitellogenin-2, with the protein MRGIVLAVVLTLVGSQKLDIDPGFSSGKSYLYSYEGSMLNGLQERSLGKAGVRLSCKIEISGLSENAYLLKVRSPQVEEYNGVWPRDPFTRSSKITQAVSSCFTRPFKFEYSSGRVGSIYAPEGCPDLCVNLVRGILNLLQITIKKSQNVYELQEAGIGGVCHARYVIQEDRKNSRIFVTKTVDSTNCQEKVEKSVGMAYIYPCPVDMMKEKLTKGTAAFSYKLKQSDSSTLITEITSQQVHQISPFSEPTGVAVMEARQQLTLLEVRSERSSAPDVPMQSYGGLRYHFPAVLPQMPLQLIRTKNPEQRIVETLQHIVLNNQQDFHDDVPYRFLELVQLCRITSAEFLESIWRQVSDKLRYRRWFLSAVSVSGTTEALKFLKTRIRNDDLSYIQTLLTVSLTLHLMKADEHTLPLAADLMTSSRIQKNPMLQQVACLGYSSVVHRYCSQTSACPKEALQPIHDLADEAISRGREDKMKLALKCIGNMGEPASLKRILKFLPISSSSASEIPIHIQMDAIMALRKIAWKDPKTVQGYLIQILADKSLPPEVRMMACVVIFETRPALALITTIANVAMKESNLQVASFVYSHMKSLSKSRLPFMYNISSACNIALKLLAPKLDGLSFRYSRAIRAGSYFDNYRIGAAGEIFLMNSPGTMFPSAIISKLMANSAGSVADLVEVGIRVEGLTDVIMKRNIPFAEYPTYKKIKELGKALLGWKELPTETPMVSAYLKILGQEVAFVNINKEVLQQVMKTVVEPADRNTVIKKIASLIRNGISGQWTQPVWMGELLYMVPTCLGLPLVYGSYTTALARAAVSVDGKMTPPLTGDFRLSQLLESTVQIRSDLKPSLYVHTVATMGVNTEYFQQAVEIQGEVQTRIPMKFDAKIDVKQKNIKIETNPCREESEIVVGRHRAFAVSRNIGEVGVEKRTSILPGDASLNVVEEPFETSERVSREEFTMQGPDSVPRKQSQTSQEGLRHSTGERTHKRDICLKMHHLGCQLCFSRRSRDASFIKNTYLHRLIGEHEAKIVLMPVNTDADIDKIQLEIQAGSRAVSKIINEVNSNSEEEDESSPYEDYQAKLKKILGIESVFKVANKTRHPKSRPSKKGKTMLAELGTEPDAKTSSSSSSASSKATSSSSSSDSSPNRKKPMDEEENDQVKQTRNKDASSSSRSSKSSNSSKRSSSSKSSSSSESSSNSKSSSSSSKSSSRSSSSNRSSSSSSSHRSSSSSSSSKGSSSRSSSSSSSRSHHSHGHHSGHLNGSSSSSSSSRSVSHHSHEHHSGHLEDDSSSSSSSAHSKIWGRHEIYQYRFKSAHRQEFPKRKLPGDQVDSSYSSTRSSRDTSRAASWPKFLGDTKTPVLAAFLHGISNSKKKGGLQLVVFADTDSVKPRMQVFVTDLTDSSKWKLCADASVLNAHKAVAYLKWGWNCRDYKVSTELVTGRFAGHPAAQVKLEWPKVPSGVRSMAEWFYRFVPGAAFMLGFSERTGKNPSRQARVVVALTSPRTCDIVAKLPDITLYQKAMRLPLSLPVGPRIPASELQPPIWNVFAEAPSAVLNNLKARCSVSHNKITTFNGVKFNYSMPGNCYHILAQDCSSELKFLVTMKNADETTNLKAINIKIGSHEIDMHPVNGQVKLLVDGAESPTANISLVSAGASLWIRNENQGLVLVGPAYGIDTMYFNGQTFWIQVPLWMAGKTCGICGKYDAEYKQEYWMPNGYLAKDCVSFGHSWILEETPCRGACKLHRSFVKLEKTVQLAGVDSKCYSTEPVLRCMKGCSATKTTPVTVGFHCLPADSASNLADKQMKFDQKSEDMQDTVDAHTACSCENEECNT; encoded by the exons ATGAGGGGGATCGTACTAGCAGTAGTGCTCACCCTTGTAG gcAGCCAGAAGCTTGACATTG ACCCAGGATTCAGTAGTGGAAAGAGTTACCTGTACAGCTATGAAGGTTCTATGTTGAATGGGCTTCAAGAAAGAAGTCTGGGCAAAGCTGGTGTGCGCTTGAGCTGCAAGATAGAGATCAGTGGGCTATCAGAGAATGCTTACCTCCTCAAG GTCCGCTCTCCACAAGTGGAGGAATACAATGGGGTCTGGCCCAGGGATCCTTTTACTCGATCTTCCAAAATCACCCAAGCAGTCTCATCGTGTTTCACCCGGCCCTTCAAATTTGAATACAGCAGTGGACGGGTCGGAAGCATTTATGCCCCAGAAGGCTGCCCAGATCTGTGTGTTAACTTAGTGAGAGGAATATTGAACTTGTTGCAGATAACCAtcaagaaatcacagaatgtctaTGAATTACAAGAG GCTGGAATTGGAGGTGTTTGCCATGCAAGGTATGTCATTCAGGAAGACAGGAAGAATAGTCGAATCTTTGTTACCAAAACTGTGGACTCAACTAACTGCCaggaaaaggtggaaaaaagtGTTGGAATGGCTTACATCTATCCCTGCCCTGTGGACATGATG AAAGAAAAGCTTACCAAAGGGACCGCCGCTTTCTCCTACAAGCTGAAGCAGtcagacagcagcacactgaTCACGGAGATTACATCACAGCAGGTGCATCAGATCTCACCGTTCAGTGAGCCCACTGGGGTGGCTGTCATGGAAGCAAG acagcagctcacTTTGCTTGAGGTGAGAAGTGAGAGGAGCAGTGCCCCAGATGTCCCCATGCAGAGCTATGGAGGCCTTCGCTACCACTTCCCAGCTGTACTGCCACAGATGCCACTTCAACTGATCAGGACAAAAAACCCTGAGCAACGG ATAGtagaaacactgcagcacataGTCCTGAATAACCAACAAGATTTCCATGATGATGTTCCATACAGATTTCTAGAGCTGGTTCAGCTTTGTCGGATAACAAGTGCTGAATTTCTTGAGTCTATCTGGAGACAGGTTTCAGATAAACTTCGTTACAG GCGATGGTTCCTGAGCGCAGTTTCTGTAAGTGGCACCACGGAAGCACTAAAATTCCTTAAGACCAGAATTCGCAATGATGACCTCAGCTACATTCAGACCCTTCTAACTGTTTCTTTGACTCTTCATTTAATGAAAGCTGATGAACACACACTTCCACTAGCAGCA GATTTAATGACCAGCTCTCGAATTCAGAAAAATCCTATGCTTCAGCAAGTGGCCTGCTTGGGATATAGCTCTGTAGTCCACAGATATTGTTCTCAGACCTCAGCATGTCCTAAAGAAGCTCTTCAG CCCATCCATGACCTGGCAGATGAAGCAATCAGCAGAGGCCgagaagacaaaatgaaattagCACTGAAGTGCATTGGTAACATGGGAGAGCCAGCCAGCTTAAAGCGCATACTGAAGTTCCTTCCAATATCTTCATCCAGTGCTTCTGAAATCCCAATCCACATTCAGATGGATGCCATCATGGCCTTGAGAAAGATAGCTTGGAAGGACCCCAAAACA GTGCAGGGCTATCTCATCCAGATCCTTGCAGACAAATCGCTTCCCCCTGAGGTGCGAATGATGGCTTGTGTTGTTATCTTTGAGACAAGGCCTGCCCTTGCTTTGATAACGACAATAGCAAATGTGGCAATGAAGGAGAGCAATTTGCAAGTGGCCAGTTTCGTATATTCCCACATGAAGTCTTTGTCAAAGAGCAGACTGCCATTTATGTACAACAT ATCTTCAGCTTGCAACATTGCCCTTAAGCTGCTGGCCCCCAAACTGGATGGGCTGAGCTTTCGGTATAGCAGGGCCATTCGAGCAGGCAGTTACTTTG ATAACTATAGGAttggtgctgctggagaaatCTTTCTTATGAACAGCCCAGGAACTATGTTCCCATCAGCAATAATTTCCAAACTGATGGCAAATTCTGCAGGTTCAGTGGCTGATCTGGTAGAG GTTGGCATCCGAGTGGAAGGCCTCACAGATGtcataatgaaaagaaacatcccATTTGCTGAATATCCCACATACAAGAAGATAAAGGAGCTTGGAAAAGCT CTGCTGGGATGGAAAGAGCTGCCGACAGAAACTCCCATGGTATCAGCCTACTTGAAAATACTTGGCCAAGAAGTGGCTTTTGTCAACATCAACAAGGAAGTCTTGCAACAGGTCATGAAG ACTGTAGTGGAACCTGCTGATCGAAACACAGTAATCAAGAAAATCGCCAGCCTGATCCGCAACGGCATCTCAGGGCAGTGGACGCAGCCGGTGTGGATGGGAGAGCTGCTATACATGGTTCCCACCTGTCTTGGACTGCCGCTGGTGTATGGGTCCTACACTACTGCCCTGGCACGAGCTGCAGTCAGCG TGGATGGAAAGATGACTCCGCCTTTAACTGGAGATTTTAGACTTTCTCAGTTGCTTGAATCCACCGTGCAGATTCGGTCTGATTTAAAACCCAG TTTATACGTGCATACAGTTGCAACGATGGGTGTCAACACAGAATACTTTCAACAAGCCGTTGAAATTCAAGGCGAGGTCCAGACAAGAATACCAATGAAGTTTGATGCCAAGATagatgtgaaacagaaaaatattaagatTGAGACAAACCCATGCCGTGAGGAAAGTGAGATAGTGGTTGGAAG ACACAGGGCTTTTGCTGTATCAAGGAACATAGGAGAAGTAGGTGTTGAAAAGAGGACCTCAATTCTGCCAGGAGATGCTTCATTAAATGTTGTGGAAGAACCTTTCGAAACATCAGAGAGGGTTTCCAGGGAAGAGTTCACAATG CAAGGGCCTGACAGTGTGCCAAGGAAACAGTCCCAGACTTCTCAAGAAGGTCTTCGCCATAGCACAGGAGAAAGAACACATAAACGAGATATTTGTCTCAAAATGCATCATCTTGgttgccagctctgcttttccagaaggTCAAGAGATGCCAGTTTCATAAAGAATACATATTTGCACAGATTAATTGGAGAACATGAAGCTAAAATAGTTTTGATGCCAG TTAATACAGATGCTGATATTGACAAAATTCAGCTGGAGATTCAGGCAGGATCTAGAGCagtttccaaaataattaatgaaGTAAACTCAAATtctgaggaagaagatgaaTCATCTCCATATGAAGACTATCAAGCTAAACTGAAGAAGATATTAGGCATTGAAAGTGTGTTCAAG GTTGCAAACAAAACACGGCACCCGAAAAGTCGACCatctaagaaaggaaaaaccatGCTAGCAGAGCTTGGGACAGAGCCCGATGCGAAAACTTCCTCCAGCTCATCTTCTGCCTCCTCGAAGGCcacctcttcttcctcatcatCTGACTCTTCTCCTAATCGTAAAAAGCCTATGGATGAAGAGGAGAATGATCAAGTAAAGCAAACTAGAAACAAAgatgcaagcagcagcagcaggagcagcaagagcagtaacagcagcaagagaagcagcagcagcaagagcagtAGCAGCAGCGAGAGCAGCAGTAACAGTAagagcagcagtagcagcagcaagagcagcagccgtagcagcagcagcaatagaagcagtagcagcagcagcagccatagaagcagtagcagcagcagcagcagcaaaggcagcagtaGCAGGAGCAgtagtagcagcagcagcagaagccatCATAGCCATGGCCATCACTCAGGGCATCTGAAtggcagcagtagcagcagcagcagcagcagatcagtgAGTCACCACAGCCATGAGCATCACTCAGGACATCTGGaagatgacagcagcagcagcagtagcagtGCGCACTCCAAAATATGG gGGCGTCATGAGATTTATCAGTATCGCTTTAAATCAGCACACAGACAAGAG TTTCCCAAAAGAAAACTCCCAGGTGACCAAGTTGACAGCAGTTACTCCTCTACCAGATCCAGCCGTGACACATCCCGAGCTGCGTCCTGG CCTAAGTTTCTGGGTGACACCAAAACTCCAGTGttagctgcttttctccatggCATTAGTAACAGTAAGAAGAAAGGAGGTCTCCAGCTTGTGGTATTTGCTGATACCGACTCTGTCAAGCCACGGATGCAGGTATTTGTGACAGACCTCACAGATTCAAGCAAGTGGAAACTCTGTGCAGATGCTTCGGTCCTCAATGCTCACAAGGCAGTG GCTTACCTGAAATGGGGCTGGAATTGCCGGGACTACAAGGTTTCTACTGAGCTGGTAACTGGACGGTTTGCTGGGCATCCTGCTGCACAAGTGAAGCTGGAGTGGCCCAAGGTTCCTTCAGGTGTCAGATCAATGGCTGAATG gTTTTACAGGTTTGTTCCTGGGGCTGCATTTATGTTGGGTTTCTCTGAGAGAACTGGCAAGAATCCTTCTCGACAAGCCAGGGTGGTTGTGGCTCTAACTTCTCCAAGGACATGTGATATTGTTGCCAAGCTGCCTGAT ATAACCCTCTATCAAAAAGCCATGAGGCTTCCTCTATCACTCCCTGTGGGTCCGAGGATCCcagcttcagagctgcagcctccaaTCTGGAATGTCTTTGCTGAAGCCCCCTCTGCAGTGCTCAACAATTTGAAAG CTCGCTGCTCAGTTTCGCACAACAAGATCACAACCTTTAATGGAGTCAAGTTCAACTACTCTATGCCAGGAAACTGCTACCACATCTTGGCTCAGGACTGCAGCTCTGAACTTAAGTTCCTGGTGACGATGAAAAATGCTGATGAAACTACAAACCTTAAAGCCATCAACATCAAGATTGGCAGTCA TGAAATTGATATGCATCCTGTGAATGGACAGGTGAAATTGCTGGTGGATGGGGCTGAGAGCCCCACAGCCAACATTTCCCTCGTATCTGCTG gTGCTTCTCTATGGATTCGTAATGAAAACCAAGGGCTTGTACTTGTTGGCCCAGCCTATGGTATCGATACAATGTACTTCAATGGACAAACATTCTGG ATTCAAGTTCCTTTATGGATGGCAGGGAAAACATGTGGAATCTGTGGAAAATATGACGCAGAATACAAACAGGAGTATTGGATGCCCAATGGATATTTAGCTAAAGATTGCGTGAGCTTTGGTCATTCTTGGATCTTGGAAGAAACGCCCTGTAGAGGAG CTTGTAAACTGCATCGTTCGTTTGTGAAGCTTGAGAAGACGGTTCAGCTTGCGGGTGTTGATTCCAAGTGCTACTCTACAGAGCCTGTGCTGCGCTGTATGAAAGGGTGCTCTGCTACCAAGACAACTCCAGTAACTGTTGGTTTCCACTGCCTCCCAGCTG ATTCAGCTTCCAACCTGGCTGACAAACAAATGAAGTTTGACCAGAAGTCAGAGGACATGCAGGATACTGTTGATGCACACACAGCATGTTCATGTGAGAATGAAGAATGCAATACATGA
- the SSX2IP gene encoding afadin- and alpha-actinin-binding protein isoform X1, with protein sequence MGDWKTVTVPVLSSDSKNIFQYTSEKKISPPDMNSQVLRLPLPSSKSMHTFFSAFCTEENIEQSISYLNRELTTLGFPSIYAESKGKELNLISIINCMNELLVLQHKNLRAQEEVEMQHLKLGSDMDHLQNCYAKLKEQLELSKREIVGLQERDRQLQSKNRNLHQLLKNEKDEVQKLQNIISSRATQYNHDMKRKEREYNKLKERLHQLVMNKKDKKIAMEVLNYVGRADGKRGAWRTDKTEARNEEQMYKVLLSDYEQRQKQLLLENAELKKVLQQMKKEIISLLPPQKQKPKERSEDGPVLSDLEEDIGELNKENMWELSCETVREQLTNSIRKQWRMLKNHVERLDNQVSRVHSGALNDKDVISREDHELETEKLELEIQQCKEMIKTQQQLLQQQLMSPCDDDTTLLLQDCYLLEDRERLQEEWRLFQEQKKNFEKERRSFTEAAIRLGLERKAFEEDRGAWLKQQFLSMCTDYKHSENVTTPSALIETPDQDNRLSSMSQQRKPHCMLSGPVSAESCQTSQYISHNSFNAALKKPAGDSKPNQWEESDKEEIE encoded by the exons ATGGGAGACTGGAAGACTGTAACTGTGCCAGTGCTGTCATCAG atagcaaaaatatatttcagtataCCTCAGAGAAAAAGATATCTCCTCCAGACATGAACTCTCAAGTGCTACGCTTGCCACTGCCTTCTTCCAAAAGCATGCACACCTTTTTCAGTGCCTTCTGCACAGAAGAGAATATTGAACAGAGCATATCCTATCTCAATAGG GAATTGACAACATTGGGCTTTCCTTCTATTTATGCGGAATCCAAAGGAAAGGAGTTAAACTTAATATCTATCATAAACTGCATGAATGAATTGCTTGTACTGCAGCACAAGAACCTTCGAGCTCAGGAAGAAGTAGAAATGCAGCATCTGAAACTGGGTAGTGATATGGATCACTTGCAGAACTGCTATGCTAAACTAAAG GAACAGTTGGAGTTATCTAAGAGGGAAATAGTTGGCCTTCAGGAAAGAGACAGACAACTGCAAAGCAAGAACAGGAATTTGCACCAgttacttaaaaatgaaaaggatgaa GTTCAGAAGTTACAGAACATAATTTCAAGTAGAGCTACACAGTACAATCATGatatgaagaggaaagagagagaatacaACAAATTAAAGGAACGCTTACATCAATTAGTCATgaacaaaaaggacaaaaagataG CTATGGAAGTTCTAAATTATGTTGGTAGAGCTGATGGGAAGAGAGGTGCGTGGAGGACTGATAAGACAGAAGCCAG aaatgaagaacaaatgtACAAAGTTCTGCTAAGTGACTATGAGCAACgccaaaagcagcttttattggaaaatgctgagctgAAAAAAGTTCTTcagcaaatgaagaaagagattatttcacttcttccaccacagaaacaaaaacctaaaGAAAGGTCTGAAGATGGGCCA GTACTTTCAGACTTGGAGGAGGACATTGGAGAGTTAAATAAAGAGAATATGTGGGAACTGTCATGTGAAACTGTGCGAGAGCAGCTTACCAACAGCATTAGAAAACAATGGAGAATGTTGAAAAATCACGTTGAAAGGCTGGATAACCAAG TGTCACGTGTGCATTCAGGAGCCTTGAATGATAAAGATGTAATTTCAAGGGAAGACCATGAGctggaaactgaaaaactaGAGTTAGAAATTCAGCAATGTAAAGAAATGATCAaaactcagcagcagcttttacaG CAACAGCTTATGTCTCCATGTGATGATGACACCACTCTGTTACTACAGGACTGCTATTTGCTGGAAGATAGAGAGCGTCTTCAGGAAGAATGGAGGCTATTtcaagagcaaaaaaagaacTTTGAGAAGGAACGAAGAAGTTTTACAGAAGCTGCTATTAGATTAGGACTAGAG agaaaagcatttgaagaaGATAGAGGAGCGTGGTTGAAGCAACAGTTCTTAAGTATGTGTACTGATTACAAGCACTCTGAAAATGTGACAACTCCAAGTGCCTTAATAGAAA CTCCTGACCAAGACAATCGTCTGAGCTCAATGTCTCAGCAAAGAAAACCTCACTGTATGCTGAGTGGTCCTGTTTCAGCTGAATCCTGCCAGACTTCTCAGTATATTTCACATAACAG TTTCaatgctgcattaaaaaaacctgCTGGAGACAGTAAGCCAAATCAGTGGGAGGAAAGTGACAAGGAAGAAATTGAGTAA
- the SSX2IP gene encoding afadin- and alpha-actinin-binding protein isoform X3, which translates to MGDWKTVTVPVLSSDSKNIFQYTSEKKISPPDMNSQVLRLPLPSSKSMHTFFSAFCTEENIEQSISYLNRELTTLGFPSIYAESKGKELNLISIINCMNELLVLQHKNLRAQEEVEMQHLKLGSDMDHLQNCYAKLKEQLELSKREIVGLQERDRQLQSKNRNLHQLLKNEKDEVQKLQNIISSRATQYNHDMKRKEREYNKLKERLHQLVMNKKDKKIAMEVLNYVGRADGKRGAWRTDKTEARNEEQMYKVLLSDYEQRQKQLLLENAELKKVLQQMKKEIISLLPPQKQKPKERSEDGPVLSDLEEDIGELNKENMWELSCETVREQLTNSIRKQWRMLKNHVERLDNQVSRVHSGALNDKDVISREDHELETEKLELEIQQCKEMIKTQQQLLQQQLMSPCDDDTTLLLQDCYLLEDRERLQEEWRLFQEQKKNFEKERRSFTEAAIRLGLEVLEKWKEKSI; encoded by the exons ATGGGAGACTGGAAGACTGTAACTGTGCCAGTGCTGTCATCAG atagcaaaaatatatttcagtataCCTCAGAGAAAAAGATATCTCCTCCAGACATGAACTCTCAAGTGCTACGCTTGCCACTGCCTTCTTCCAAAAGCATGCACACCTTTTTCAGTGCCTTCTGCACAGAAGAGAATATTGAACAGAGCATATCCTATCTCAATAGG GAATTGACAACATTGGGCTTTCCTTCTATTTATGCGGAATCCAAAGGAAAGGAGTTAAACTTAATATCTATCATAAACTGCATGAATGAATTGCTTGTACTGCAGCACAAGAACCTTCGAGCTCAGGAAGAAGTAGAAATGCAGCATCTGAAACTGGGTAGTGATATGGATCACTTGCAGAACTGCTATGCTAAACTAAAG GAACAGTTGGAGTTATCTAAGAGGGAAATAGTTGGCCTTCAGGAAAGAGACAGACAACTGCAAAGCAAGAACAGGAATTTGCACCAgttacttaaaaatgaaaaggatgaa GTTCAGAAGTTACAGAACATAATTTCAAGTAGAGCTACACAGTACAATCATGatatgaagaggaaagagagagaatacaACAAATTAAAGGAACGCTTACATCAATTAGTCATgaacaaaaaggacaaaaagataG CTATGGAAGTTCTAAATTATGTTGGTAGAGCTGATGGGAAGAGAGGTGCGTGGAGGACTGATAAGACAGAAGCCAG aaatgaagaacaaatgtACAAAGTTCTGCTAAGTGACTATGAGCAACgccaaaagcagcttttattggaaaatgctgagctgAAAAAAGTTCTTcagcaaatgaagaaagagattatttcacttcttccaccacagaaacaaaaacctaaaGAAAGGTCTGAAGATGGGCCA GTACTTTCAGACTTGGAGGAGGACATTGGAGAGTTAAATAAAGAGAATATGTGGGAACTGTCATGTGAAACTGTGCGAGAGCAGCTTACCAACAGCATTAGAAAACAATGGAGAATGTTGAAAAATCACGTTGAAAGGCTGGATAACCAAG TGTCACGTGTGCATTCAGGAGCCTTGAATGATAAAGATGTAATTTCAAGGGAAGACCATGAGctggaaactgaaaaactaGAGTTAGAAATTCAGCAATGTAAAGAAATGATCAaaactcagcagcagcttttacaG CAACAGCTTATGTCTCCATGTGATGATGACACCACTCTGTTACTACAGGACTGCTATTTGCTGGAAGATAGAGAGCGTCTTCAGGAAGAATGGAGGCTATTtcaagagcaaaaaaagaacTTTGAGAAGGAACGAAGAAGTTTTACAGAAGCTGCTATTAGATTAGGACTAGAGGTACTAGAAAAGTGGAAAG agaaaagcatttga
- the SSX2IP gene encoding afadin- and alpha-actinin-binding protein isoform X2, with amino-acid sequence MGDWKTVTVPVLSSDSKNIFQYTSEKKISPPDMNSQVLRLPLPSSKSMHTFFSAFCTEENIEQSISYLNRELTTLGFPSIYAESKGKELNLISIINCMNELLVLQHKNLRAQEEVEMQHLKLGSDMDHLQNCYAKLKEQLELSKREIVGLQERDRQLQSKNRNLHQLLKNEKDEVQKLQNIISSRATQYNHDMKRKEREYNKLKERLHQLVMNKKDKKIAMEVLNYVGRADGKRGAWRTDKTEARNEEQMYKVLLSDYEQRQKQLLLENAELKKVLQQMKKEIISLLPPQKQKPKERSEDGPVLSDLEEDIGELNKENMWELSCETVREQLTNSIRKQWRMLKNHVERLDNQVSRVHSGALNDKDVISREDHELETEKLELEIQQCKEMIKTQQQLLQDCYLLEDRERLQEEWRLFQEQKKNFEKERRSFTEAAIRLGLERKAFEEDRGAWLKQQFLSMCTDYKHSENVTTPSALIETPDQDNRLSSMSQQRKPHCMLSGPVSAESCQTSQYISHNSFNAALKKPAGDSKPNQWEESDKEEIE; translated from the exons ATGGGAGACTGGAAGACTGTAACTGTGCCAGTGCTGTCATCAG atagcaaaaatatatttcagtataCCTCAGAGAAAAAGATATCTCCTCCAGACATGAACTCTCAAGTGCTACGCTTGCCACTGCCTTCTTCCAAAAGCATGCACACCTTTTTCAGTGCCTTCTGCACAGAAGAGAATATTGAACAGAGCATATCCTATCTCAATAGG GAATTGACAACATTGGGCTTTCCTTCTATTTATGCGGAATCCAAAGGAAAGGAGTTAAACTTAATATCTATCATAAACTGCATGAATGAATTGCTTGTACTGCAGCACAAGAACCTTCGAGCTCAGGAAGAAGTAGAAATGCAGCATCTGAAACTGGGTAGTGATATGGATCACTTGCAGAACTGCTATGCTAAACTAAAG GAACAGTTGGAGTTATCTAAGAGGGAAATAGTTGGCCTTCAGGAAAGAGACAGACAACTGCAAAGCAAGAACAGGAATTTGCACCAgttacttaaaaatgaaaaggatgaa GTTCAGAAGTTACAGAACATAATTTCAAGTAGAGCTACACAGTACAATCATGatatgaagaggaaagagagagaatacaACAAATTAAAGGAACGCTTACATCAATTAGTCATgaacaaaaaggacaaaaagataG CTATGGAAGTTCTAAATTATGTTGGTAGAGCTGATGGGAAGAGAGGTGCGTGGAGGACTGATAAGACAGAAGCCAG aaatgaagaacaaatgtACAAAGTTCTGCTAAGTGACTATGAGCAACgccaaaagcagcttttattggaaaatgctgagctgAAAAAAGTTCTTcagcaaatgaagaaagagattatttcacttcttccaccacagaaacaaaaacctaaaGAAAGGTCTGAAGATGGGCCA GTACTTTCAGACTTGGAGGAGGACATTGGAGAGTTAAATAAAGAGAATATGTGGGAACTGTCATGTGAAACTGTGCGAGAGCAGCTTACCAACAGCATTAGAAAACAATGGAGAATGTTGAAAAATCACGTTGAAAGGCTGGATAACCAAG TGTCACGTGTGCATTCAGGAGCCTTGAATGATAAAGATGTAATTTCAAGGGAAGACCATGAGctggaaactgaaaaactaGAGTTAGAAATTCAGCAATGTAAAGAAATGATCAaaactcagcagcagcttttacaG GACTGCTATTTGCTGGAAGATAGAGAGCGTCTTCAGGAAGAATGGAGGCTATTtcaagagcaaaaaaagaacTTTGAGAAGGAACGAAGAAGTTTTACAGAAGCTGCTATTAGATTAGGACTAGAG agaaaagcatttgaagaaGATAGAGGAGCGTGGTTGAAGCAACAGTTCTTAAGTATGTGTACTGATTACAAGCACTCTGAAAATGTGACAACTCCAAGTGCCTTAATAGAAA CTCCTGACCAAGACAATCGTCTGAGCTCAATGTCTCAGCAAAGAAAACCTCACTGTATGCTGAGTGGTCCTGTTTCAGCTGAATCCTGCCAGACTTCTCAGTATATTTCACATAACAG TTTCaatgctgcattaaaaaaacctgCTGGAGACAGTAAGCCAAATCAGTGGGAGGAAAGTGACAAGGAAGAAATTGAGTAA